Sequence from the Syntrophorhabdaceae bacterium genome:
GTCCATCACCTGAAAATATAAAAAAGGGGCCGCTCCCCCGTTAAGAGGAGCGGCCCCGATTGTTTTGTTTCGGGTACTTAGCAGGTTACCTTGAAGATCATGGATGCGCCGGTGTCGCCTGCCGCGCAACCGGTCCAGAGGCAGTATCCGCCGCCCAGAAGGACCATCTCCTCGAGCATCTCGGCGATGATTCTTCCGCCGGTAGGCGCCTGGGGATGTCCGTAGATCAGGGAGCTTCCGTAGTTGTTCATGAACATGACGTCAATGCCCATTTTCTTTGCGAAATTCAGGTCGTTCGTGGCAAAGGGGTTGTGGCTCTTGATAGCCTTCATGTCCGTAATCTTGAGACCTGCGTTGGCCAGGGCCATCTCAGCCGCGGGAACCGGGGCTGCTGCCATGAAACCGGGTTTCACGCGGGAGAAGCCGAAGGATACGATCTGGATCTCCACGTTCTTGTCTGCGCTCAACTCTTTCGCCTTGTCTTTCGTGGTGACGATGAATCCGACGTTGCCGTCGGCAGGGAACGTCTGGGCGCCGAAGCTGTGGACTCCGCCGGGCTCGGCAGGACCGAGTTTTGCAAGACCTTCTTTCGTGGTGGCGGTTACGCCTTCATCCAGCTCGACGAGGATGCTTTTCTTCTTGGAGACCTTCACTTCCGCGGGGAACATGTATTTCTTCTGGAATTCGCGGTCGTTGGCCTGGGACATCATGTACTGCTCGTAGCGGCGAAGCACTACTTCGTCGCACTGCTCTTTCGTGATGCCCTCTGCCTTGGCAACGGCCTCGGCAGTCTGGACCATCTTCATGGCCGGGAATACGTTGGGGTCGCTGTTGAAGTTGTCCATCAGCCAGTTCTCGGCGATCACTTCGCCGCCCGGACCCATCGGGTTCGGCCATACGGTATGGGCGCCATTGGAAGTACGGTCTGCCATAAGCCCGAAGCCGACTTCGAATTGACCCGCCTCGACTGCGAGGGCAGCGAGGTTCAGGATCGTGGTCGATGTCGTACAAGCCTGGTTGATCATAAGGCCAGGCAGGAACTTCTCGTTGTTCGTGAGAATGCCTGCTGCCCAGTTGTGGCTGTAGAACAGGTGGTGCTGGTGGATCGAGATACCGAAATAGAGATAGTCGAGGATTGAAGGATCCATCTTCTTCTTCTCCAGGAACCATCTTCTTGCCGTCTTGCCTGCCAGTTCGATTGAGTTCTCATTCTGCATACTTCCCTGCCAACGGGTGAAGGGAGTTGAATAGTAGCCGTTGTAAGGAATATACGCCTTCGTAAAAGTCTTCATGCAAACAACCTCCTCAGGTTATATTTTGTTGTTTCGTGCTGCAATAAATCGGTCATACATCTGTTTCTCACCCATGCCCCGGGCACGACGCAGAACCTTACGGTTTCTCCGGGTCCGAGACGCTTCCGGGTGTGTTCTCCTCACTTGCCTTTAAATACGGGTTTTCTCTTCTCGACAAAGGCGTTGACCCCTTCTCTGCCGTCTTCCGAAGTGAAGGAGAGGGCAAAGCAATCCATTTCGAGGGTCAATCCTGACGGAAGGTCCATGTTGATCCCGTTATCTATGCATCTTTTAATAAGTCCTAGGCTCACTTTTGCTTTTGACGCAAGCTTTTTGGCCAGGGCTTTCGCTTCATCCATCAGCTTATCCCTGGGGACCACCTTGTTCACGAGTCCTATGCGGTACGCCTCCTGGGCATTTATATTATCGCCCGTGAGGAGCATCTCTTTCGCCCGTGCCACGCCCAGGAGTCTCGGGAGTCGCTGGGTTGCCCCGGAACCAGGCATAATGCCCAGGTTGATTTCCGGCAGTCCGAAAACTGCATCCTCCGAGGCGATCCTGAGATCGCAGCAGATCGCCACTTCACACCCGCCGCCCAGGGCCAGTCCGAAGACCGCCGCGATGGTAGGCTTCTCGATGCTCGTCAATTTATCAAAGGCTCTTCTCGGGCCGGTCCACAGAAAGTCGAGGGTCTCGGTCGCGGACTTGCCCATCACGTCCTTTACGTCAAGTCCTGCCGCAAACGCCTTATCTCCATTGCCCGTGATCACGATTGCGCCTACCCCGGCGTCGCCGTCAAGTTCGCAGACCGCGTCATAAAGCTCCTGATAAGATTTAACGCTCAAGGGATTTACCGGGGGCCTGTTCAGCTTGATGATCCCCAGGTTCCCTTCTCTCTCAACTATTAATGTCTCATAAGCCATGCATGCCTCCTGGTCCTCTCCTTACTTGGAGCGGTCGTACCAGCCCTTTCCGGCCGACTTCTGACCGAGCAGGCCCGCTCTCACCATATTCTTGATGGTAAGTGGGGGATCCCATTTGTTCTCTTTCGGAAGCTCTTTGTAGAAATAATCCATCACGTGGAGATTGATGTCGATGCCCGTAAGGTCCATAAGCTCAAAGGGACCCAT
This genomic interval carries:
- a CDS encoding thiolase family protein; this encodes MKTFTKAYIPYNGYYSTPFTRWQGSMQNENSIELAGKTARRWFLEKKKMDPSILDYLYFGISIHQHHLFYSHNWAAGILTNNEKFLPGLMINQACTTSTTILNLAALAVEAGQFEVGFGLMADRTSNGAHTVWPNPMGPGGEVIAENWLMDNFNSDPNVFPAMKMVQTAEAVAKAEGITKEQCDEVVLRRYEQYMMSQANDREFQKKYMFPAEVKVSKKKSILVELDEGVTATTKEGLAKLGPAEPGGVHSFGAQTFPADGNVGFIVTTKDKAKELSADKNVEIQIVSFGFSRVKPGFMAAAPVPAAEMALANAGLKITDMKAIKSHNPFATNDLNFAKKMGIDVMFMNNYGSSLIYGHPQAPTGGRIIAEMLEEMVLLGGGYCLWTGCAAGDTGASMIFKVTC
- a CDS encoding enoyl-CoA hydratase-related protein, whose amino-acid sequence is MAYETLIVEREGNLGIIKLNRPPVNPLSVKSYQELYDAVCELDGDAGVGAIVITGNGDKAFAAGLDVKDVMGKSATETLDFLWTGPRRAFDKLTSIEKPTIAAVFGLALGGGCEVAICCDLRIASEDAVFGLPEINLGIMPGSGATQRLPRLLGVARAKEMLLTGDNINAQEAYRIGLVNKVVPRDKLMDEAKALAKKLASKAKVSLGLIKRCIDNGINMDLPSGLTLEMDCFALSFTSEDGREGVNAFVEKRKPVFKGK